The following coding sequences are from one Methanosarcina sp. WWM596 window:
- the cca gene encoding CCA tRNA nucleotidyltransferase: METYTSIPEDLKLAVLEKVKPTEAERKILSAVQEELAAEVIAAAEKLCVSDIFVKMVGSAARGTWLSGTHDIDVFISFPEETHRRDLEISGMAIAREVAKHAEHAEDRHAEHPYLNIVFKGFDVDLVPCFRVASACQLKSAVDRTPFHNEFVKTHIKGREDEVLLMKQFMRGGGVYGSELRTQGFSGYLTELLIIHYGSFENAVKAACSWKPGQKIDIMQHSEIGHNEPLVMVDPTDPKRNVAAALSLDKFCMFIDHCREFLANPEFKFFFSAPILPLEDKEFLEKLESRKSSQLAVVFKTPDVVDDVLYPQLYKMEQAAAALLSEYDFSVIKTGVWSGNPVTVIMLELISGTLPNVKKRIGPPVWVREHSEKFKAKYEGAENVFGGYIEGGKYVFEIQRKYLTAKSLLEDQLVNCSLGKQVHQSVNEGFEVIEDARICRLNDSDFRVFLRKWM, translated from the coding sequence ATGGAAACGTATACCAGCATTCCAGAAGACCTGAAGCTTGCCGTACTTGAAAAGGTTAAACCTACGGAAGCCGAAAGAAAAATACTCTCAGCAGTTCAGGAGGAACTTGCCGCAGAGGTAATAGCGGCAGCTGAGAAACTTTGTGTATCGGATATTTTTGTAAAAATGGTCGGTTCTGCTGCAAGAGGCACCTGGCTCTCAGGCACCCATGATATTGATGTTTTTATCAGCTTTCCTGAAGAAACACACAGAAGAGATCTGGAAATCAGTGGCATGGCAATTGCAAGGGAAGTGGCAAAACACGCGGAACATGCCGAAGACCGCCATGCCGAACATCCATACCTGAACATTGTTTTCAAAGGCTTTGACGTGGACCTTGTCCCCTGCTTTCGGGTTGCTTCGGCGTGCCAGCTTAAATCCGCAGTTGATAGGACGCCTTTCCACAATGAATTCGTAAAAACCCACATAAAAGGACGGGAAGATGAGGTCCTGCTTATGAAGCAGTTCATGCGCGGAGGCGGAGTCTACGGCTCTGAGTTGAGGACTCAGGGTTTCTCAGGCTACCTGACCGAACTCCTCATCATTCACTACGGCTCTTTTGAAAACGCCGTAAAAGCAGCCTGTTCCTGGAAACCCGGACAGAAAATAGACATTATGCAGCACTCGGAAATAGGACATAACGAGCCTCTTGTTATGGTAGACCCGACCGACCCGAAACGGAACGTTGCAGCAGCTCTCTCCCTTGATAAATTCTGCATGTTCATAGACCACTGCAGGGAGTTTCTGGCAAACCCTGAGTTCAAGTTCTTTTTTTCTGCCCCGATCCTGCCACTTGAAGATAAAGAATTTCTTGAGAAGCTGGAAAGCCGGAAAAGTTCACAGCTTGCAGTTGTCTTCAAAACCCCCGATGTTGTAGACGATGTGCTCTACCCGCAGCTCTATAAAATGGAACAGGCTGCAGCTGCTCTCCTGAGTGAGTACGATTTTTCGGTGATCAAAACCGGGGTCTGGTCAGGAAACCCCGTAACCGTAATCATGCTCGAACTTATCTCAGGCACCCTTCCCAACGTTAAAAAACGAATTGGCCCTCCGGTCTGGGTCAGAGAACACTCTGAGAAGTTCAAAGCCAAGTATGAAGGGGCTGAAAATGTTTTCGGAGGCTATATCGAAGGCGGAAAGTATGTCTTCGAGATCCAGCGCAAATACCTGACGGCAAAAAGCCTCCTTGAAGATCAGCTTGTAAACTGCTCCCTCGGAAAACAGGTGCATCAGAGCGTGAATGAGGGCTTTGAGGTTATAGAGGATGCCAGGATTTGCAGGTTAAATGATTCTGATTTCAGGGTTTTTTTGAGAAAATGGATGTAA
- a CDS encoding HypC/HybG/HupF family hydrogenase formation chaperone — protein sequence MKNSRGNMCIAIPGKIKAIVNENTVTVDMGGICRDVNMDLLGGASETLLGKYVLVHVGYAISEISKEESEETMRLLRQISGLEDSEISETGFSEETDAE from the coding sequence ATGAAAAACAGTAGAGGTAATATGTGCATAGCTATTCCTGGTAAAATAAAGGCTATCGTTAACGAAAACACTGTCACGGTTGATATGGGCGGGATCTGCAGAGATGTAAACATGGACCTGCTTGGAGGTGCCAGTGAAACTCTGCTCGGGAAATATGTCCTTGTCCATGTGGGATATGCAATATCCGAAATCTCAAAAGAGGAGAGTGAAGAAACCATGCGCCTCCTCAGGCAGATATCAGGCCTTGAAGATTCAGAGATCTCTGAAACAGGGTTCTCGGAAGAAACGGACGCTGAATGA
- the hypD gene encoding hydrogenase formation protein HypD — MKNKDSSLKPAMPKLEKKLLERLQASGTSLRVMHVCGTHERTIAKYGLRSVLPQNIEVISGPGCPVCVTPVKDVDIAIALAKSGATVVTFGDMMRVPGSAESLLDAKAEGADIRMVYSIDDAVALANKKPELEVVFFGVGFETTVPANAAALLRSTPENFSLLASQKQTPPAVELLARDAEVDAFIAPGHVATIIGTKPFEPLAEKGFPVVVSGFEARDILLGINLLLAQIENGVSRVDNGYPRVVKPEGNTIALKIMNEVFETSESEWRGIGNIEGSGLVLRKEYEEKNASKKHEDLYSASFAEIRAKAEKKDKKSCICAAILTGKAKPSQCSNFGKDCTPRNPVGPCMVSQEGMCYNWFRYSREGGSRFA, encoded by the coding sequence ATGAAAAACAAGGATTCTTCTTTAAAGCCCGCGATGCCCAAACTTGAAAAAAAGCTTCTGGAAAGACTTCAAGCCTCTGGAACCTCACTCCGCGTAATGCATGTCTGTGGCACACACGAAAGGACAATAGCAAAATACGGGCTCAGGAGCGTGCTTCCGCAAAATATAGAAGTAATAAGCGGCCCCGGATGTCCCGTCTGCGTCACTCCGGTAAAAGATGTTGATATTGCAATTGCCCTTGCAAAGAGTGGAGCAACTGTAGTTACTTTCGGAGATATGATGCGAGTTCCCGGTTCTGCAGAAAGCCTGCTGGATGCAAAGGCTGAGGGGGCAGATATAAGGATGGTCTACAGCATTGATGATGCCGTAGCCCTTGCAAACAAAAAGCCTGAGCTTGAAGTGGTCTTTTTCGGGGTTGGTTTTGAGACCACAGTCCCTGCAAATGCAGCTGCCCTTCTAAGAAGTACACCTGAAAACTTCAGCCTCCTTGCTTCCCAGAAACAGACCCCTCCTGCAGTTGAGCTTCTTGCCAGAGATGCTGAAGTTGATGCCTTTATTGCCCCCGGGCATGTAGCAACCATTATAGGGACAAAGCCCTTCGAACCTCTTGCAGAAAAAGGCTTTCCTGTTGTTGTGAGCGGATTTGAGGCAAGAGATATTCTCCTAGGAATAAACCTGCTCCTGGCGCAGATAGAAAATGGGGTTTCAAGGGTAGACAATGGATATCCAAGGGTCGTAAAGCCAGAAGGGAACACAATAGCCCTGAAAATTATGAATGAGGTATTCGAAACTTCGGAGTCCGAGTGGAGAGGCATTGGAAATATAGAGGGGTCAGGGCTGGTGCTCAGGAAAGAGTACGAGGAAAAAAACGCCTCTAAAAAGCACGAAGACCTTTATTCTGCTTCCTTTGCAGAGATTAGAGCAAAGGCGGAGAAAAAGGATAAGAAGAGCTGTATCTGTGCAGCTATCCTCACAGGGAAAGCAAAACCTTCCCAGTGCTCCAACTTCGGGAAAGACTGCACCCCGAGAAATCCTGTCGGCCCCTGCATGGTTAGCCAGGAAGGTATGTGTTACAATTGGTTCAGGTACTCGCGGGAAGGGGGAAGCAGATTTGCATGA
- the hypA gene encoding hydrogenase maturation nickel metallochaperone HypA: MHEYSIACEIFEQVIATAKAHEALEVRHVILEMGRLAHTNPEQLSFCFKAIAKGSIAENAEFIVEMIPLSLECECGYTGPVDETQIGKDDLRSELLEYIAALECPVCGKNARITGGRELIIKSIDIETEIEKLTSRQANI, from the coding sequence TTGCATGAGTATTCCATCGCCTGTGAAATCTTTGAGCAGGTAATAGCAACTGCAAAAGCTCACGAAGCCCTGGAAGTCAGGCATGTAATCCTGGAAATGGGGAGGCTTGCCCATACAAATCCGGAGCAACTGAGTTTCTGTTTTAAGGCCATTGCCAAGGGGAGTATTGCCGAAAATGCAGAGTTCATTGTAGAGATGATCCCACTCTCCCTGGAATGTGAGTGCGGATACACAGGCCCTGTGGATGAAACACAGATAGGAAAGGACGACCTCCGAAGCGAACTTCTGGAATACATCGCAGCGCTTGAATGTCCGGTATGCGGGAAAAATGCTCGCATCACAGGAGGCAGAGAACTTATTATAAAAAGCATCGATATTGAGACCGAAATAGAAAAGTTAACCTCCAGGCAGGCAAACATATAA
- the hypB gene encoding hydrogenase nickel incorporation protein HypB, translating to MHVIHMGHDVFKANDKIAEKNRKTLDKHGVFSVNVMGAIGSGKTTLIEEAVRHLKDKYKTAVIAGDVIAEMDASRFRKLGVPTIPVNTGKECHLDAKLVEKALDEIDLDNTDLLIIENVGNLICPVDFKLGEHLRVVVVSVTEGDDIILKHPMIFKTSELAVINKVDIAHAVDVDAEKMRDDILSLNPGIPVILTSKHDWESLETWISFIELGIGRTQEVQGK from the coding sequence ATGCATGTAATCCACATGGGACACGATGTGTTCAAGGCAAATGACAAAATTGCCGAGAAAAACAGGAAGACCCTTGACAAACACGGAGTCTTTTCTGTTAACGTTATGGGAGCCATCGGGTCAGGAAAGACTACTCTGATCGAAGAGGCAGTCAGGCATCTCAAAGATAAATACAAAACAGCGGTAATCGCAGGTGATGTTATCGCAGAGATGGATGCCTCACGTTTCAGGAAACTTGGAGTGCCGACAATCCCTGTAAACACTGGAAAGGAATGCCACCTTGACGCAAAGCTGGTGGAGAAAGCTCTCGATGAGATCGACCTTGACAATACGGACCTCCTTATTATTGAAAATGTGGGCAATCTGATCTGCCCTGTGGACTTCAAGCTTGGAGAGCACCTCAGAGTGGTTGTGGTAAGCGTCACTGAAGGAGACGATATCATCCTCAAACACCCCATGATTTTCAAAACTTCAGAACTTGCAGTCATAAACAAGGTTGACATTGCACATGCAGTTGACGTTGACGCCGAGAAAATGAGGGATGACATCCTTTCCTTAAACCCTGGTATACCGGTTATCCTTACTTCAAAGCACGACTGGGAGAGCCTTGAAACCTGGATAAGCTTTATTGAACTTGGAATCGGAAGAACACAGGAAGTTCAGGGGAAATAA
- the hypE gene encoding hydrogenase expression/formation protein HypE gives METNTISLEHGAGGEVMQALIGEIILKNFRNKSAGSIGLESLDDGSTVRLENFNPASELVLTTDSHVITPAFFPDTNIGRLAVSGTINDLTVMGARPLALTCAVIVPEGFPIHDFEEIIKTMDETAAEAGVPIITGDTKTVEKTALDSIILNTAGLGITDSPVRDSGLKPGDLILVTGTIGDHGISLMAHREGFDFDTDLVSDSAPLWKLIEPLLKLRTPEGAPVITAMKDPTRGGLANALNEMAAKAGARILLEEDLIPFKPAVTAACEMLGLDPLEVANEGKAVIGVKAGFEEEVLSILRQHPYGRNAALIGEVTAENKGEVILRNRFGGMRYVDVPAGDPIPRVC, from the coding sequence ATGGAAACTAATACCATTTCTCTGGAACATGGGGCAGGCGGGGAAGTAATGCAGGCGCTTATAGGGGAAATTATCCTTAAAAATTTCCGCAACAAAAGCGCAGGTTCAATAGGTCTTGAAAGCCTTGATGACGGGTCTACGGTCAGGCTTGAAAATTTTAATCCCGCTTCCGAACTTGTGCTGACAACAGATAGCCACGTGATAACCCCTGCTTTTTTCCCGGACACTAATATAGGACGTCTGGCAGTTTCAGGCACCATCAACGACCTCACTGTAATGGGAGCAAGACCCCTTGCCCTTACCTGTGCAGTCATAGTCCCTGAAGGTTTTCCAATCCACGATTTTGAAGAGATAATCAAAACAATGGACGAAACAGCTGCTGAAGCTGGAGTCCCCATAATTACAGGCGATACAAAAACCGTGGAGAAAACTGCCCTTGACTCAATCATCCTGAACACAGCAGGCCTGGGCATAACGGACAGCCCCGTCAGGGACTCAGGCCTGAAGCCAGGAGACCTGATCCTTGTCACGGGAACGATAGGGGATCACGGGATTTCTCTTATGGCTCATAGGGAAGGCTTTGACTTCGACACCGACCTTGTCTCGGACTCCGCTCCCCTCTGGAAACTCATAGAACCACTTCTGAAACTCCGGACTCCGGAAGGAGCCCCGGTAATAACAGCTATGAAGGACCCGACCCGCGGAGGGCTTGCAAACGCCCTCAACGAAATGGCAGCAAAAGCCGGAGCAAGAATCCTTCTCGAAGAAGACCTGATCCCTTTCAAGCCTGCAGTCACTGCAGCCTGCGAAATGCTGGGCCTTGACCCCCTCGAAGTGGCAAATGAAGGAAAAGCTGTTATAGGGGTAAAAGCCGGCTTCGAAGAAGAAGTCCTCTCAATCCTCAGACAGCATCCCTATGGCAGGAATGCAGCCCTCATAGGAGAAGTTACTGCCGAAAACAAAGGTGAAGTAATCCTGAGAAATCGCTTTGGTGGCATGCGTTACGTGGACGTGCCGGCAGGAGACCCGATTCCGAGAGTCTGTTAA
- a CDS encoding gamma carbonic anhydrase family protein, producing MIMDFKGKSPKISEIAFVADSADLIGDVEVGDFSSIWFNAVLRGDQNKIKIGNGTSIQDGVVIHADPENGVQVGDYVSVGHGAVLHGCKIGDNVLIGMNSTVLNRAEIGKNSILGANALVPQGKKFPANSLIIGVPGTVKRETKEAEVEAIKENADEYVEMAKEYREKMKKYAFAKSNSMT from the coding sequence ATGATAATGGATTTTAAAGGCAAAAGTCCGAAAATCTCCGAAATAGCTTTTGTTGCGGATTCTGCAGACTTAATAGGAGATGTTGAGGTTGGGGATTTTTCGAGCATATGGTTCAATGCCGTGCTGAGGGGAGATCAAAATAAAATAAAGATCGGAAACGGGACAAGCATCCAGGACGGCGTGGTAATCCATGCAGATCCTGAAAACGGGGTCCAGGTTGGAGATTATGTCTCAGTCGGACATGGGGCTGTGCTTCACGGGTGCAAGATAGGAGATAATGTGCTTATCGGCATGAACTCGACTGTGCTGAACAGGGCTGAAATAGGGAAAAACTCCATCTTGGGAGCAAATGCGCTTGTGCCTCAGGGGAAGAAGTTTCCAGCCAACAGCCTTATTATCGGAGTTCCGGGAACGGTAAAAAGGGAGACAAAAGAGGCAGAGGTTGAGGCTATTAAGGAAAATGCTGACGAGTATGTAGAGATGGCAAAAGAGTATAGAGAAAAAATGAAGAAATATGCCTTCGCCAAATCAAATTCAATGACCTGA
- a CDS encoding DNA-directed RNA polymerase subunit D, whose translation MTMEVDILELSDRSAKFVLSKASTAFANGIRRAMIADVPTLAIEYVNLYDNTSVLYDEQLALRLSLIPLVTDIETYMPQAECEICGGEGCPACEVSLTLSAEGPCTVYSRDLISADPKIQPADPNIPIVELKKGQKLVLEAIAHMGYGRDSVKWQAGVACGYKNVPVITIENCDACGHCAAECPKGIIRVEEAGAKVAEDDVIRCSLCRLCEKVCDINAIKVGFQENAFVFTMESDGSYTSKDLVFNAANVVKSKAEELLTILNQL comes from the coding sequence ATGACGATGGAAGTAGACATTCTGGAGTTATCGGATAGATCTGCAAAGTTTGTGCTGTCAAAGGCAAGCACGGCTTTTGCTAACGGCATCCGGCGTGCCATGATCGCCGATGTACCCACTCTTGCAATTGAGTATGTAAACCTTTACGACAACACCTCCGTGCTCTATGATGAACAGCTGGCTCTCCGTCTCTCCTTAATCCCACTCGTAACGGATATAGAGACGTATATGCCTCAAGCTGAGTGCGAAATCTGCGGAGGAGAAGGCTGCCCTGCCTGTGAGGTCTCCCTGACCCTCAGTGCAGAAGGTCCCTGTACCGTTTATTCGCGGGACCTCATCTCCGCTGACCCCAAGATACAGCCAGCAGATCCGAATATACCGATTGTTGAGCTGAAAAAAGGACAGAAGCTTGTGCTAGAGGCAATTGCCCACATGGGTTACGGTAGAGACAGCGTTAAATGGCAAGCCGGTGTTGCATGCGGCTACAAAAACGTGCCTGTTATAACCATTGAAAACTGCGATGCCTGCGGGCACTGTGCAGCAGAATGTCCTAAGGGCATTATCAGAGTTGAAGAGGCCGGAGCAAAGGTTGCTGAGGACGATGTCATAAGGTGTTCCCTCTGCAGGCTTTGTGAGAAAGTGTGCGACATTAACGCGATAAAGGTGGGCTTCCAAGAAAACGCTTTTGTTTTTACCATGGAGTCCGATGGTTCATATACCTCCAAAGACCTTGTCTTTAACGCCGCAAACGTTGTTAAAAGCAAAGCCGAAGAGTTGCTTACAATTCTGAACCAGCTCTGA
- a CDS encoding 30S ribosomal protein S11: MADMKWAVAHIKSSFNNTIITVTDITGAETIAKSSGGMVVKAARDESSPYTAMQMAGQLADQLRDKGINGIHIRVRAPGGNKQRSPGPGAQAAIRAFARAGIRIGRIEDVTPVPHDGTRPKGGRRV, from the coding sequence ATGGCAGATATGAAATGGGCTGTAGCTCACATCAAGTCCTCATTTAACAACACAATTATCACAGTAACTGATATCACCGGGGCTGAAACCATTGCAAAGTCCTCTGGTGGCATGGTTGTAAAGGCAGCAAGGGACGAAAGTTCTCCTTATACCGCCATGCAGATGGCAGGTCAGCTTGCTGACCAGCTCAGGGACAAGGGCATCAACGGTATCCACATCCGGGTAAGAGCTCCCGGAGGAAACAAGCAGAGAAGCCCAGGACCCGGTGCACAGGCTGCAATCAGAGCTTTTGCAAGAGCAGGAATCCGCATTGGCAGGATCGAGGACGTTACTCCTGTCCCACACGACGGCACCCGTCCGAAAGGCGGAAGGCGTGTATAA
- a CDS encoding 30S ribosomal protein S4, whose protein sequence is MAYPGKKSKSYETPKHPWQEARMAAEVQLVKAYGLRNKKEVWKAASMLRMYRSEARNLLANVAGGQEGGLEGHLKTQSEEILSKLIRYGILNSDSDIDGILSLKTENILERRLQTQVLRLGLARTVVQARQFITHGHIAINGRKATIPGMLVSKDDEMHIGYYGNSPLMSEDHPERPVQVASFLADSATTLKAAAEAKQAREKPPVRGGGRKKRGGRR, encoded by the coding sequence ATGGCATATCCAGGTAAAAAAAGTAAAAGTTACGAGACTCCCAAGCACCCCTGGCAGGAAGCCAGGATGGCTGCTGAAGTCCAGCTCGTGAAGGCATACGGTCTCCGAAACAAGAAGGAAGTATGGAAAGCAGCCAGTATGCTCAGGATGTACAGGTCTGAAGCCAGAAACCTGCTTGCAAACGTCGCTGGCGGTCAAGAAGGTGGACTTGAAGGACACCTGAAGACTCAGTCCGAAGAAATCCTATCCAAGCTCATTCGTTATGGTATTCTCAACTCGGACTCTGACATTGACGGGATTCTCTCTTTAAAGACTGAAAATATTCTTGAAAGAAGACTCCAGACCCAGGTTCTCCGCCTCGGGCTTGCCAGGACCGTTGTCCAGGCACGCCAGTTCATCACTCACGGCCACATTGCAATTAACGGAAGAAAAGCTACAATTCCGGGAATGCTGGTCTCAAAGGATGACGAGATGCACATCGGATACTATGGAAACTCCCCTCTCATGAGTGAAGACCACCCTGAAAGACCTGTCCAGGTCGCATCCTTCCTTGCAGACAGCGCAACAACCCTTAAGGCTGCTGCCGAAGCAAAACAGGCAAGAGAAAAGCCTCCTGTGAGAGGCGGTGGCAGAAAGAAGAGAGGCGGGAGGAGATAA
- a CDS encoding 30S ribosomal protein S13: protein MLYALQWRKYMVEENNKEELRHLVRIMNTDLKGAKPVQYALTGLPGIGRRTAILIAKGAGVDPTATLGYLPDEEVAKLDTAIGKFEDIVPTWMLNRQKDLTTGQDKHLLGTDILLTFREDINNLKKVRAYRGLRHERGLKVRGQRTKSTGRRGSTVGVSRKK from the coding sequence ATGCTGTATGCACTCCAATGGAGGAAGTATATGGTTGAAGAAAATAATAAAGAAGAACTAAGGCATCTTGTTCGGATTATGAATACCGACCTGAAGGGGGCAAAGCCCGTACAGTATGCTCTTACAGGTCTTCCCGGAATCGGGAGACGTACCGCAATACTCATTGCAAAGGGCGCAGGGGTAGACCCTACTGCTACACTTGGATACCTTCCGGACGAGGAAGTAGCCAAACTCGACACTGCAATCGGAAAATTTGAAGACATCGTCCCTACCTGGATGCTTAACAGGCAGAAAGACCTTACCACCGGCCAGGACAAGCACCTGCTCGGAACTGATATCTTACTGACTTTCAGGGAAGACATTAACAACCTGAAGAAGGTCCGTGCTTACAGAGGTCTCAGGCACGAGAGGGGTCTTAAGGTCAGAGGACAGAGGACAAAATCCACAGGCCGCCGCGGATCAACTGTCGGTGTGAGCAGGAAGAAGTAA